The nucleotide sequence CGGAGAAGTAGCACCGGAAAGTCGGGGGGGTTCTCGCGGACGGCCAGTTCCATCCGCAGCTTCGAAGCTCCATACCAGGAAACGGGGCGGTCGGGATCAGTCAGCTTTTTCGCTTCCTGCCCGCGCGGGGTCGGTCCGCCTGCGGCTTGCGAAGAAAGCACGACGACGCGCGGGTTGCCGCCGACGGTTTCCAGCAGCCGCACGGTGCCTTCGACATTGACGCGGAAATATTCTTCGCGCGAGCGGCTGAAGAGCACGCCGGCGCAATGCACCACACGGTCGAACGATCCGAGGTTGCGCAGATCCCACGCGGGCGCCTCGGCTTCGACGATGGAAAGCTTGGGTTGGTCGGCGAACCCCTCGCGCGCAAGTTGCTGGCGCAGCTTCGCAGGCGAGCGCACGGGGGCGACGACTTCGGTGATGCGATCGTCGCCCAGTGCGCGCATGACGATGGTGCGTCCGATAAATCCCGTGGCTCCGGTGACAAGCAATCGCATGGTTAAAGTTTCTTCTCCCAGATGGTGTAAGTTTTGTTGCAGCGGCCGCCGAGCATTTCGATGCCGCGAACGATCTGCGCATTGTTGGCCTCGACCCAAGAGACTTCCGTAAGAGGATA is from Chthoniobacterales bacterium and encodes:
- a CDS encoding NAD(P)-dependent oxidoreductase, with the protein product MRLLVTGATGFIGRTIVMRALGDDRITEVVAPVRSPAKLRQQLAREGFADQPKLSIVEAEAPAWDLRNLGSFDRVVHCAGVLFSRSREEYFRVNVEGTVRLLETVGGNPRVVVLSSQAAGGPTPRGQEAKKLTDPDRPVSWYGASKLRMELAVRENPPDFPVLLLRAPMVLGPGDQATLPLFRMVRGKVWPKPGLRAKHYSWISSGDLADAIAAWFERGPQHGLHTSYVASGSVISDSDLMLTAAKISGRRGLLLPVPQIFLRPVALASKFIPAIGQKVPSLTPDRAREIWPDRWVVDASDFREATGWSCRDTLEESLARTLVWFRREGLV